A DNA window from Daucus carota subsp. sativus chromosome 3, DH1 v3.0, whole genome shotgun sequence contains the following coding sequences:
- the LOC108211452 gene encoding dof zinc finger protein DOF2.1, which translates to MIQEVFGGNVSNHTAAEGLSVGKREASLPPPTGVLQSSSTTTTTTTNPKPSSENSNPLRCPRCDSSNTKFCYYNNYNLTQPRHFCKTCRRYWTKGGALRNVPIGGGCRKNNKANISHAISSALEKPTTGKYIRSHILTSENMLQGKASSAYLGGSDHGGLSTHSLLWTSPQTSHLLALLRSNQAQNPDPNYDCSNIINSVKEEGPFLNGSGGFRLDPYSNNLNNQQQSGGFIGQNLNNQDQVCDQRASFKSAENYYSDNYAAANLLMGSGHTPSANCSDILESTPVLGGGHQLVGCWNNASLSRPELPTTDGAYH; encoded by the coding sequence ATGATTCAAGAGGTATTTGGTGGTAACGTCAGCAATCATACTGCAGCAGAGGGCCTTAGTGTTGGTAAAAGAGAAGCTTCATTACCTCCTCCCACCGGAGTTCTacaatcttcctccaccactacCACTACCACAACTAACCCTAAACCGTCATCCGAAAACTCAAATCCACTCAGATGCCCTCGCTGTGACTCTTCAAACACCAAGTTTTGCTACTACAATAATTATAACCTCACTCAGCCTCGTCACTTCTGCAAGACTTGTCGTCGCTATTGGACTAAAGGAGGTGCCCTCCGTAATGTCCCTATAGGAGGTGGATGCCGGAAAAACAACAAGGCTAACATCAGCCATGCGATCTCATCCGCACTTGAAAAACCTACTACTGGAAAATACATAAGGTCTCATATACTGACGTCAGAGAACATGCTGCAGGGAAAAGCTTCATCAGCCTATTTAGGCGGATCCGATCATGGAGGCCTCTCCACACACTCTCTTCTATGGACCTCCCCTCAGACTAGTCATTTGCTAGCACTGCTCAGGTCTAACCAAGCCCAAAACCCTGACCCTAACTACGATTGTTCCAATATCATAAATTCTGTAAAGGAAGAAGGGCCCTTTTTGAATGGATCAGGAGGCTTCCGGTTGGATCCATATAGTAACAACCTAAATAATCAACAACAAAGTGGTGGCTTCATAGGGCAAAATCTAAATAATCAAGATCAGGTTTGTGATCAAAGGGCTAGCTTTAAATCTGCAGAAAATTACTATTCTGATAATTATGCGGCAGCTAATTTACTTATGGGAAGTGGGCATACTCCTTCGGCTAATTGTTCAGACATTTTGGAGTCGACTCCGGTGCTCGGAGGAGGTCATCAGTTAGTCGGTTGTTGGAATAATGCATCACTTTCAAGGCCTGAACTACCCACAACCGACGGTGCATACCATTAG